A genome region from Bacteroidota bacterium includes the following:
- a CDS encoding alpha/beta fold hydrolase, translating into MASINILLMRTMPAVAQPARTLPDSLIYYWHQVYFAEMANDPDAIIAGYERVLELSATLPPSLKQWYRGTAFFGIAKANSLIGDRAATKELLDSALHEHFWNFDMIRNVPTFSVVLGKSFVDSLCTSWRERVVAQARTWPAQDPIILKPTKMIRGKKYPLIIALHGGGGSYEAFSYRLGDLPDSLNAIVAFLPGILRLSETSNAWGMNMEQCVPYVDLLVSHILADPAIDSSDVTMMGYSQGSQVSYAYALAHPERVRRVVAFAGFANSILPSEHLETQLQSMAKHKVRIVAISGDRDYSEFINTTKAFREKAKKAGVRFSYTIEPGLPHGIPEHATTYIGNLWRKEHY; encoded by the coding sequence ATGGCATCTATTAATATTCTATTGATGCGGACGATGCCTGCCGTAGCGCAGCCGGCTCGAACATTGCCTGATTCGCTGATCTACTATTGGCATCAGGTCTATTTCGCTGAAATGGCAAACGACCCCGATGCGATCATTGCAGGCTATGAGCGAGTACTTGAACTGAGTGCGACGCTCCCGCCGAGCTTGAAGCAGTGGTATCGGGGCACGGCGTTCTTTGGAATTGCAAAGGCGAATTCGCTTATCGGCGACAGGGCGGCGACAAAGGAGTTGCTCGACAGCGCACTGCACGAGCATTTCTGGAATTTCGACATGATCCGCAACGTCCCGACATTCTCGGTAGTCCTCGGGAAGTCGTTTGTCGATTCGCTCTGTACATCATGGCGCGAACGCGTTGTGGCGCAGGCAAGGACGTGGCCCGCCCAGGATCCGATCATCCTCAAACCGACGAAGATGATCCGCGGTAAGAAATATCCGTTAATCATCGCGCTACACGGTGGCGGTGGCAGTTACGAGGCGTTCAGTTACCGGCTTGGCGATCTGCCGGATAGTTTGAATGCAATTGTCGCGTTCCTTCCCGGGATTCTGCGGCTGAGCGAGACATCCAATGCCTGGGGGATGAACATGGAGCAATGTGTGCCCTATGTCGATCTTCTCGTTTCTCATATTCTCGCCGACCCTGCGATCGATTCGTCGGATGTTACCATGATGGGGTATTCCCAAGGGTCGCAGGTCAGCTATGCCTACGCTCTTGCGCACCCCGAGCGTGTGCGTCGCGTGGTTGCCTTCGCCGGGTTTGCCAATAGTATTCTTCCTTCCGAGCATCTCGAAACGCAGTTACAGTCGATGGCGAAGCATAAGGTGCGGATCGTTGCGATCAGTGGCGACAGAGATTATTCCGAATTTATCAATACCACCAAGGCCTTTCGCGAAAAGGCAAAAAAAGCTGGGGTACGATTTTCGTACACGATCGAGCCGGGTCTTCCGCATGGCATCCCCGAGCATGCAACCACATATATCGGTAACTTGTGGCGTAAAGAGCACTATTAG
- a CDS encoding response regulator transcription factor — translation MRILVIEDEKKVARFLEQGLREEKYDVDVAFDGADGLDRALAETYDLIITDLMMPKKSGIEVIQGVRAAGRATPILCLTAKTEVGAKVEGLDAGADDYLTKPFLFEELAARVRSLLRRSDMEKKTQLATHDLVLDTVLHTAKRLKPGSTTEEMQIPLTVKEYELLEFLLRNKGKMISRSVITQHVWGYSFTMGSNVIDVYIKRLREKLDGGRAEAERLIMSERGVGYGIRE, via the coding sequence ATGCGGATCTTAGTGATCGAAGACGAAAAGAAGGTGGCTCGCTTCCTCGAGCAAGGCCTTCGCGAGGAGAAGTACGATGTCGACGTTGCGTTCGACGGGGCCGATGGGCTCGACCGGGCGCTTGCTGAGACCTACGACCTGATCATCACCGACCTGATGATGCCGAAGAAATCCGGCATCGAGGTGATTCAAGGGGTGCGTGCCGCCGGCCGTGCGACCCCGATCCTTTGCTTAACGGCCAAGACCGAGGTCGGCGCGAAAGTCGAAGGCCTCGACGCCGGTGCCGACGATTACCTGACGAAGCCCTTCCTCTTTGAAGAACTTGCCGCCCGTGTGCGCTCGCTCTTGCGCCGCTCGGACATGGAGAAGAAGACGCAGCTTGCGACACACGACCTCGTCCTCGACACCGTCCTCCACACCGCAAAACGGCTGAAGCCCGGCTCGACCACCGAGGAGATGCAGATCCCTCTGACGGTGAAAGAATACGAATTACTCGAGTTCTTGCTTCGCAATAAAGGGAAGATGATCTCACGATCGGTTATCACGCAGCATGTGTGGGGATACTCGTTCACGATGGGCTCGAATGTCATCGATGTCTACATCAAACGTTTGCGAGAAAAACTTGACGGCGGACGCGCCGAAGCCGAACGCCTGATCATGAGCGAACGAGGTGTCGGCTACGGCATTCGGGAGTGA